The following coding sequences are from one Lycium ferocissimum isolate CSIRO_LF1 chromosome 3, AGI_CSIRO_Lferr_CH_V1, whole genome shotgun sequence window:
- the LOC132049517 gene encoding zinc finger protein JACKDAW-like encodes MMSGDVFSFPSSVKAVLPHQELQTNPNPKPNPPSKKRRNLPGTPDPDADVIALSPQSLMATNRFICEICNKGFQRDQNLQLHRRGHNLPWKLKQRNKLEIVKKKVYICPEKTCIHHDPSRALGDLTGIKKHFSRKHGEKKWKCEKCSKKYAVQSDWKAHSKTCGTREYKCDCGTLFSRKDSFITHRAFCDALADETSRITSVGVNNLNFPNNHTLLNQQSNLHGGFTGFRPDFSSFSTGNNSLHHQQQKPRLSLWLDQQLQPSSNLFDSSNTNGFQEMMQMPSQHVFGASSTAPNFSFSSPQGTSMTDQTLSSLYSDSHQNIQLTKSSSTPMSATALLQKAAQMGSTKSNQSSTFFSNNFSKLNTSSSTTSPNTPTFTSLHSCETTDQMLQGNNGLIGCTNFSSSGIAKAIMQTPAVSMNGMDNSLTRDFLGIRHEGNCQFMPQDMVKFANSMSNSAMGLSHLQ; translated from the exons ATGATGTCTGGAGATGTGTTTTCATTTCCTTCTTCTGTCAAAGCAGTACTTCCTCACCAAGAACTTCAAACAAACCCTAACCCTAAACCTAATCCTCCttccaagaaaagaagaaacctTCCCGGAACACCAG ATCCAGATGCTGATGTTATTGCTCTATCACCACAGTCACTTATGGCAACAAACAGATTCATATGTGAGATTTGCAACAAAGGTTTTCAAAGGGACCAGAATTTGCAACTTCATAGAAGAGGACACAATCTTCCATGGAAGCTAAAGCAAAGGAATAAACTAGAAatagtgaagaagaaagtgtaCATATGCCCAGAAAAGACTTGTATTCATCATGATCCATCACGTGCACTTGGAGACCTTACTGGAATAAAGAAACATTTTAGTAGGAAACATGGAGAGAAGAAGTGGAAGTGTGAAAAGTGTTCAAAGAAATATGCAGTTCAATCAGATTGGAAAGCTCATAGTAAAACTTGTGGAACTAGAGAGTACAAATGTGACTGTGGCACACTCTTTTCCAg AAAAGATAGTTTTATCACACACAGAGCTTTCTGTGATGCTTTAGCTGATGAGACTTCAAGAATCACTTCAGTTGGGGTTAACAATTTGAACTTCCCAAATAACCATACATTGTTGAACCAGCAATCAAATTTGCATGGTGGGTTCACAGGATTTAGACCAGATTTTAGTAGTTTTTCAACTGGGAATAATTCTCTTCATCATCAGCAACAAAAACCAAGATTATCACTCTGGTTAGATCAACAACTTCAACCAAGTTCAAATCTTTTTGACTCATCAAACACAAATGGATTTCAAGAAATGATGCAAATGCCATCTCAACACGTATTTGGAGCATCTTCAACAGCTCcaaacttttcattttcttcaccaCAAGGCACATCAATGACTGATCAAACTTTAAGTTCTTTATATTCTGATAGTCACCAAAACATCCAATTAACCAAATCTTCTTCGACACCAATGTCTGCCACTGCACTTCTACAAAAAGCAGCTCAAATGGGTTCTACAAAAAGCAACCAAAGTAGTACTTTCTTTAGCAACAATTTCAGTAAACTCAACACTTCTTCCTCTACTACTTCACCAAATACACCAACCTTTACTAGTTTGCATAGTTGCGAAACAACGGACCAAATGTTACAGGGCAATAATGGACTCATTGGGTGTACAAATTTTAGTTCATCCGGAATTGCTAAGGCAATTATGCAAACTCCAGCAGTTTCAATGAATGGCATGGATAATAGTTTAACGAGAGATTTTTTGGGAATTAGACATGAAGGGAATTGCCAGTTTATGCCACAAGATATGGTTAAGTTTGCTAATTCGATGAGTAATTCAGCTATGGGGTTGAGCCATTTACAGTAG